From the genome of Amycolatopsis sp. NBC_01488, one region includes:
- a CDS encoding lactonase family protein: MTMTGLSRRTFLGAAAGASAATVLGAQFATAATTSKGCIAGGTVYIGSYTSGASGHGLDVSSRSGATLGPVRTVPGITDTSWFDRSADGKTLYVTNEGDPNGYVSALNIADATKPQLLNKVPSKGGAPTHLSVHSSRRYVLAANYSSGSVVVLPILAGGKLGAATDLVTHQADSGQAHAHQVVNDPSGRWVLSVDLGADSVYVYSLDVATGKLALHQQLKLPAGAGPRHLAFDRTGTFAYILQELRPEVTVASWDAATGTLKALSVVPAVPPGSTGDLFPGEIALSKDGKFAYATVRGPNTLATFAVAGASLKLVSTVSTGGNWPRHVALDPGENWFYVSNQRSGTVTWLPRDPATGLPGAVAGSLAVPDVNSVYFA, encoded by the coding sequence ATGACGATGACCGGACTTTCCCGTCGCACGTTCCTCGGCGCCGCCGCGGGGGCGAGTGCTGCGACCGTTCTCGGTGCGCAATTCGCCACCGCGGCCACCACATCGAAGGGCTGCATCGCCGGAGGAACCGTGTACATCGGCAGCTACACCAGCGGGGCGAGCGGCCACGGCCTCGACGTCTCGAGCCGGTCGGGCGCCACGCTGGGCCCGGTCCGGACGGTACCGGGCATCACCGACACGTCGTGGTTCGACCGCAGTGCCGACGGCAAGACGTTGTACGTCACCAACGAAGGCGACCCGAACGGGTACGTCTCGGCGCTGAACATCGCCGACGCCACGAAACCCCAGCTGCTCAACAAGGTTCCGTCCAAGGGCGGCGCGCCGACGCACCTGAGCGTGCACTCGAGCCGGAGGTACGTGCTGGCGGCGAACTACAGCTCGGGCAGCGTCGTCGTGCTGCCGATCCTGGCCGGCGGCAAGCTCGGCGCGGCGACCGACCTGGTGACGCACCAGGCCGACTCCGGGCAGGCCCACGCCCACCAGGTCGTCAACGACCCCAGCGGGCGCTGGGTGCTGTCGGTCGACCTCGGCGCCGATTCGGTGTACGTCTACTCGTTGGACGTCGCCACCGGGAAGCTCGCGCTGCACCAGCAGCTCAAGCTGCCGGCCGGAGCCGGGCCGCGGCACCTCGCGTTCGACCGGACCGGGACGTTCGCCTACATCCTGCAGGAGCTGCGGCCGGAGGTGACCGTCGCGAGCTGGGACGCGGCCACCGGGACGCTGAAGGCGCTTTCCGTCGTCCCGGCCGTGCCGCCGGGCAGCACCGGGGACCTCTTCCCGGGCGAGATCGCCCTGTCGAAGGACGGGAAGTTCGCCTACGCCACCGTCCGTGGTCCCAACACCCTGGCGACGTTCGCCGTCGCCGGTGCCTCGCTGAAGCTGGTGTCCACTGTGTCCACTGGCGGCAACTGGCCGCGGCACGTGGCCCTCGACCCGGGAGAGAACTGGTTCTACGTCTCGAACCAGCGCTCCGGCACCGTCACCTGGCTGCCGCGCGACCCGGCCACCGGCCTGCCCGGCGCGGTCGCCGGCAGCCTGGCCGTCCCCGACGTCAACTCCGTCTACTTCGCCTGA
- a CDS encoding GntP family permease — protein MIHWLQHTTGGLLTLAAVSIAVLLLLIVKLKIEPFIALIVVGLLTALAAGLPVGTIVGTAQKSSDSLLEKGFGSILGHITAIIGLGTLLGSILERSGGAKVLTGALLRGFGEKRAPLAMGVAGFIFGIPVFFDIGIFVLAPLVYVAAKQGKRSLVLYAMPLIAGLSITHAFLPPHPGPVAAAGLLHVELGWIILMGLACGIPAFLVGGVLYATWIGKRIDVEVPQEMIVAEEEGEQEEDVPSLALVGSIIAVPLVLILAGTFGSIWLPKGSALSGVAAFVGTPAVALTVAVLLASWLLGLRRGFTGKDLNELAAKSLRPVAMILLVVGAGAFFGAVLSATGIGKAVADSLHDAGLPVLLAAYVISCGMRIAQGSATVAIVTTSGIIAPTVAQLGYSQVQLALLVMAISAGSIIASHVNDGGFWIVSRYFNMSVVQTLKSWTALETVLSVSGFAVSALLMAVV, from the coding sequence ATGATCCACTGGCTGCAACACACCACGGGCGGGCTGCTCACGCTCGCCGCCGTCTCGATCGCCGTCCTGCTGCTGCTGATCGTCAAGCTCAAGATCGAGCCGTTCATCGCCCTGATCGTGGTCGGGCTGCTCACCGCGCTGGCGGCGGGGCTGCCGGTCGGCACGATCGTCGGCACCGCGCAGAAGTCGTCGGACTCCTTGCTGGAGAAGGGGTTCGGCAGCATCCTCGGGCACATCACGGCGATCATCGGGCTCGGCACGTTGCTCGGGTCGATCCTGGAACGCTCCGGCGGCGCGAAGGTGCTCACCGGGGCCTTGCTGCGGGGCTTCGGCGAGAAGCGGGCGCCGCTGGCCATGGGGGTCGCCGGGTTCATCTTCGGCATCCCGGTGTTCTTCGACATCGGCATCTTCGTGCTGGCGCCGCTGGTGTACGTCGCCGCGAAGCAGGGAAAGCGCTCGCTGGTGCTCTACGCGATGCCGCTGATCGCGGGCCTGTCGATCACGCACGCCTTCCTGCCGCCCCACCCCGGCCCGGTCGCGGCGGCCGGGCTGCTGCACGTCGAACTGGGCTGGATCATCCTGATGGGCCTGGCCTGCGGCATCCCCGCGTTCCTCGTCGGCGGCGTGCTCTACGCGACCTGGATCGGCAAGCGCATCGACGTCGAGGTGCCCCAGGAGATGATCGTCGCCGAGGAAGAAGGCGAACAAGAGGAAGATGTGCCGTCGCTGGCGCTGGTCGGCTCGATCATCGCGGTGCCGCTGGTGCTGATCCTGGCCGGCACCTTCGGGAGCATCTGGCTGCCGAAGGGCTCCGCGCTGTCGGGCGTCGCCGCGTTCGTCGGCACGCCCGCCGTCGCGCTCACCGTCGCCGTGCTGCTCGCGTCCTGGCTGCTCGGGCTGCGGCGCGGGTTCACCGGCAAGGACCTCAACGAACTGGCCGCGAAGTCGCTGCGGCCGGTCGCGATGATCCTGCTCGTCGTCGGCGCGGGCGCGTTCTTCGGCGCGGTGCTCTCGGCCACCGGCATCGGCAAGGCCGTCGCCGACTCGCTGCACGACGCGGGACTGCCGGTGCTGCTCGCGGCGTACGTCATCAGCTGCGGCATGCGGATCGCGCAGGGTTCGGCGACCGTCGCGATCGTGACCACGAGCGGGATCATCGCGCCGACCGTGGCGCAGCTCGGGTATTCGCAGGTGCAGCTGGCCTTGCTGGTCATGGCGATCTCCGCCGGGTCGATCATCGCCTCGCACGTCAACGACGGTGGCTTCTGGATCGTTTCGCGGTACTTCAACATGAGCGTGGTCCAGACGCTGAAGTCGTGGACCGCACTCGAAACCGTGCTTTCCGTTTCCGGATTCGCGGTTTCGGCATTGCTCATGGCTGTGGTCTAG